DNA from Elaeis guineensis isolate ETL-2024a chromosome 2, EG11, whole genome shotgun sequence:
ATCTGAAACTTTAAACCAACCATTCCCTGCCACATAGATCCATCTCCTTTGCCACGAACAAAACAGTGCATACACTGCCAAAGCCCAACAGTAATCAATGTTACGGCACCCATAACAAGAAACACGGCCGTAGCAGAGTCTCAGACAAAGTGGGCCCATTGCAAAGCTCTACAGTTCCACAGCCATACAACCTCTCTGAACCCAGCGATTTCACACAAAAAATACACTACTTTATTTTAAAACTTCCTTTGATTGATCCATTTCACTTAGCCAATGGAAGAGCAACGAATCGGATATGTTTCCTTTTTTGTGAACATTGGATTCTCTGAGCTATCTGCTCTTCTCTCTCTCATCCTACTCTGTTCTTGTACAAAACTCCTGTCCTGTATAAGACTCGCACAGTTAGTACAACCCCCTCCATTATTTTATACAAACTCTCCCAGCTCCCCCCCTGCTCTCCTCGCTTCTCACCCCCACCCTCTCGGGTTGGTCTGATGCTATTCTAGCTCTTTGTCCGGAGAGTTGAGCAAATTTATGATATTGCCCCTCGCTGGACCACCGCCATGAGCCGGAGCCACCACCAGCAAAACCCTCAGCACCCGAAGCTTAAACCCCCGCCGCGGCCGCTCTTCTCCTGTGGGATTTTCCGCAACTGCACCCAAGCCGCCCTCAGCCCCACCGCTCCTCCGCCCTCTGCCACAACCTTCCTCCCCTCGCCTTCGCCCCCTCCGCCACCCTCCGCCTCTCCTCCGCGTCCTTCTCCTCCGGTCCCACCACCTCCGGCCTCCGACCCGACACCGACGATCGAACCTGATCGCCCTCCCCCTTCCTCTTCTTCGTCGTCGTCCTCCTCCTCGTCTACGTCGCAGAGTTTTACCCAGTGGCGCTTCCcgctccaccaccaccaccatcaccaACCCCCGACGGAGGCCGATGCCCGCCCGGTCGCGCCGCCCGACTCCGCGGACGACCTCGCCGAGGCCTTCCACGCCGCCAAGATCCACTTCGCCTCCGGCGCCCGTCTCCCCGCCCTCCGCCTCCTCGAGCGCTCCCTCTTCCCCGACCCCTCCCAGCCCGGCGTCTCCTGCCCCCCGGCGGTGATGGCCGGCGTGGTGGAGTCATTGCGTGATCCAGCTTGGGCTCGGCCGGCCGCGAAGGTGCTTCTGGCGCTGCTGCTGGCGGAGGCGAATCGGCAGGCGGCGGTGGAGGCCGGGGCGGCAGCGGCGGCGGTGGAGGCGGTGGCGGCGTCTGGGCCGTCGGGGGCGACTGCGGAGCGGGCGCTGGCGGCGCTGGAGCTGCTGTGCACGGTGGCGGAGGGAGCGGCGGAGGTGCGAGGGCACGCGCTGGCGGCGCCGGCTTTGGCCGGGGCGGCGGAGAGGATGGGGGGGAGGGGGCGGGAGTGTGCGATCGGGGTGCTGACGGCGATCTACGGTGGCAAGCGTGCGTCGGAGGCGCCGGAGGAGGTGGCGCGGGCGGTGGTGGCGGCGATGCAGGGGGAGTGCAGCGCGCGGGGGCGAAGAAAAGGGGCGCAATTGCTCCGCTCCATGCAGGAGATCGGACAGCTGGATCTGGGGAACGACGGGTGGAATGCGTGCTGATTCGGGGGACGATCGGACGGCTGGTGATGGGCGGTAGGGTGGGGTCCAATGTGGGTGGGTGTGGCAGTGGGTGTCTGTGTGGGAGAGGATGAGGGGTAGGTGGTGCGAAAGGGAT
Protein-coding regions in this window:
- the LOC105042156 gene encoding uncharacterized protein, which translates into the protein MSRSHHQQNPQHPKLKPPPRPLFSCGIFRNCTQAALSPTAPPPSATTFLPSPSPPPPPSASPPRPSPPVPPPPASDPTPTIEPDRPPPSSSSSSSSSSSTSQSFTQWRFPLHHHHHHQPPTEADARPVAPPDSADDLAEAFHAAKIHFASGARLPALRLLERSLFPDPSQPGVSCPPAVMAGVVESLRDPAWARPAAKVLLALLLAEANRQAAVEAGAAAAAVEAVAASGPSGATAERALAALELLCTVAEGAAEVRGHALAAPALAGAAERMGGRGRECAIGVLTAIYGGKRASEAPEEVARAVVAAMQGECSARGRRKGAQLLRSMQEIGQLDLGNDGWNAC